Within Elizabethkingia sp. JS20170427COW, the genomic segment TATATGTACGCTTATATAGGAGAGCATTGGAAAACTCAGGAAAGAGTAAGGCAGATTATTGACCAAATGTATAACGACACTCCAGATGGTTACGCAGGAAATGAAGATGCAGGGCAGATGAGTGCTTGGGCAGTATGGTCGATGTTAGGAATGTATCCTGCAAACCCTGTGGGCGGCGAGTATGTTTTTGGTAGTCCAGCAGTAGATAAAGCCGAAATCAAAATGCCAAGTGGTAAAATATTTACCATAAAGGCTGAAAATAATTCTCAGAAAAATGTTTATATACAATCCGTATTGCTGAATGGTAAGCCTTATGATAAAGTATATATCACCCATGAAGAGATGCTGAAAGGAGGAGAACTCACTTTTATTATGGGTGAGAAACCGAATAAAGATTATGGTAAGAATCCTTCTTCTTGGCCAATATCTATGGAAAATTAATTCAGAATTTTTTATTTTTAAAATAGCCACTAGAGTACATTTACTCTAGTGGCGTTTTTTTAAGGTAGCCTCTACATCTTGTAATGTAAACCCTTTCGCTTTAAGAAGGATAAGATAGTGGTAGAGCAGGTCAGAGGCTTCATTTAAGAAAAGCTCATCATTGTTGTCTTTAGCTTCAATAACTACTTCAACAGCTTCTTCTCCTACCTTTTGAGCAACTTTATTAATTCCTCTTTTGTATAATTGATTGGTGTAAGAACCTTCCACATCTTGGTCTATCCTTTGGGAAATGATATCCTGTAGTTCATACACAAAACCTTTATCTGAAGGCGTATTAAAGCAGGATGTATTTCCTGTATGGCAGGTTGGGCCTAATGGGTTTACTTTGATAAGAAGCGTATCCTGATCACAATCTACATGGATATCCTTTACTTCTAAAAAATTTCCAGAAGTCTCTCCTTTGGTCCATAATCTATTTTTAGATCGGGAAAAGAAACATACTCTTTTTTCTTTCTGGGTTTTTTCTAGAGCTTCCTCATTCATATAACCAAGCATAAGGACTTGTTCGGTAAGGGCATCTTGAATGATAGCAGGAACGAGGCTGTCTTTATTTTTATTAAAATCTATTTGCATCTTACTGGGATATTTTGTTCTTTTAAATATTGTTTTAATTCAGGTATTGGGATTTCTCCAAAGTGGAATATGCTGGCTGCCAATCCTCCACTGGCTTTTGTTTGGGTGAAAACTTCTAGGAAGTGCTCCATATTTCCGGCTCCTCCAGAAGCGATAACGGGAAGGTTGACAAGGTTGGCTACTTCTCGGGTGATGTCGATTTTAAAGCCTGCTTTTGTCCCATCTCCATCCATAGAGGTGAGCAGAATTTCACCGGCTCCTAATTCTTCTACCTTTTTAACCCAGTCCAGAGTTTTCCAATCGGTTTCAATTTTACCACCGCTTACAAATACTTTTTGTACTCCATTTACATCGCGGGTATCTACGGCAACCACTACGCACTGGGAGCCAAATTGAGCTGCTAGTTCAGCAATAAGCTGTGGGTTCTTCACTGCTGAAGAGTTGATGGAGACTTTATCAGCACCTGCCTGTATAACTGCTGAGGCGTCTTCTACAGAGTTGATGCCACCTCCAACAGTAAAAGGAATGTTGATGGCAGCTGCAATTTTTTCGACCATTTCAGCTAAGGTTTTTCGTTTCTCTAAGGTCGCGGTAATGTCTAGAAATACCAATTCATCAGCACCTTCTTCCACATACTTTTTTGCCAACTCCACAGGATCTCCGGCATCGCGCAGACCTTCGAAGTTAATACCTTTTACCGTTCTGCCATTTTTAATATCCAGGCAAGGGATAATTCTTTTTTTTAGCACTTTATTCAATATTTCTCAGTTCTTTTAATTTAATTTTACCTTCGTAGATAGCTTTCCCGAGGATGGCACCTTCGCAACCTAATTCTTTTACTTTTATTAAATCTTCTAGAGAAGAAACTCCTCCTGAAGCAATTAACTTTACTTTAGCGGAGGATAAAATTTCGGTATAAAGCTCGTTGGAAGTCCCTTGCAACATCCCATCCTTTGCAATGTCTGTACAGATGACATAATCGATACCCTTGGTTTGGTATTCTTTAATGAAATCAAGAACATTCAGTTCTGAAGTTTCTAGCCAGCCATGGGTGGCAATTTTTCTGTTTTTAGCATCGGCACCTAAGATGATTTTGTTGCTTCCGTATTGGGAGATCCATTCCTGAAATAGAGTGGGATTTTGTACGGCGATACTTCCTCCTGTAATTTGATTGGCTCCAGATTCAAAAGCAATTCGGATATCTTGGCTGGTTTTAATACCACCTCCGAAATCTATTTTTAAATGGGTTTTAGAAGCAATTTGTTCCAAAACTTTGTAGTTGACGATTTGTTTGGATTTTGCGCCGTCTAAATCAACGAGGTGAAGATATTCAATACCGTAATCTTCAAATTCCTTGGCGACTTCCAGAGGATTTTCGTTGTATATTTTCTGAGTGCTGTAATCGCCCTGAGAGAGGCGAACACATTTACCATCAATAATATCGATTGCAGGGATAATTCTCATTTTCTTTAGTTTGCACTAGAGCAACCTTAGGCTGCTCTAGTATAGATTATTTAATATCTTTTAAAATTTCTTGAACCGCTCTTTCCAATTGAGGATCCTTATCCTGAAGTCTATCCATAAAGCTGTTTTTGATATAGATGTCAGGAGCAACACCCGTTTTTTCTAGATTTTTACCATCTAAGGTGTAAGTTCCCCATGAAGGGAGGCGATAAGAAGAGCCATCTACCAAGCTTTTTGCCGAGGTGAAGATGATCCAACGGTAGGTTTCCTGTCCAATAATTTTACCGAGTTTAAGTGCTTTGAAGCCTGCGGCGGTCATTTCAGCATCGCTTAAAGAATACTCATTGATTAAGAGTACGATAGGCTTGCCAGAAGGGGCAAAATTAGGCTGAACAGTCAGCTTTCCTTCTCTGTATTTCCACTGGAGGTAAGGTCTTTGGGCTAAGAAATTAAGCACTTTGTCATGGACATTTCCTCCTGTGTTAAATCTTAAATCTAAGATGACACCTTCTTTTTTATTTTCTTGCTCTACCATGTCTAATAAGAATTGGTCTAACTCAGCGGTGGACATATTCTTCATGTAGGAGTAAGCAATTTTGTTGTTACTTAGCTGGTTAACTCTTTGTTTATTATGATAGATCCAATCATCGTAAAGCAGGGATTTCAGTTCTGTATTCGAAATTGGATGTACTTTAGTGGTGATTTTTTTCCCTTTTCTATTGAATTCAAGGGCAAGCTCTTCTAATTTTTTAGGAGTAGTAAAGTAAGCCTCTCTATTTTTACCTTCTTCAACTTTTACCCCGTTTACAGAGATAAGGACATCGCCAGGCTGTATATCTACACCTTTTAGGAAGGCAGGAGATTTTCTAACGACAGAGTCCACCGTGTAAGCATGGTCTTTTTGGAAGATAATTCCAGTTTCATTGGTAAAGTAGTTTAACTTTTTACTTTCTTCACTTCCGAAAGACGAGAAGCCTATATGTGAAGAGTTGAGTTCTCCTAATAAATCATTAAGAAGAATTCTTAAATCGTTGCGGCTGTTAACATACGGTAGATACTGGGCGTAATCTTCTTTCTTGGCTTTCCAATCTACTCCATGGAAGTTTTCGTCATAGAAGTTTTCTTCCACGCCAGCCCAGGCTTCATCATACATTTGGTTAAACTCTTCTGAAAGGTTCTTACTAAAACTATAATTGATATCTATCTTCTCAGGTTTTCCGCTACTGATGCCCATTTTGTAGATAGATCTGTCAATAAGGGCAAATAGGTTTTTATTGTTTTTAAGTATTATGGAAGCTCCCGAATCGAAGATTTTCTCTTGTTTATCTTTTTCGAAATCTTGAGTTACCTTTCGGTATAATTGATATTTGCCATTATCTTGATTGGAATTGAAGAAAAGGACTTCCTTTTTGGCATCTTCAAAGACCATAGGAGAAGATTGGTAGCCAAATCTATCGGTTACCAGTTCTATTCTATCCAAGATACCTTCTGGGTTTACAGCTAAAGAAGGTTCTTCTTTTGCAAGAGCTTCTACTTCTTTCTTTTCCTCTTCTTGTTTTTTCTTTTTAGTAGCTTTTTTCTCCTCTTTGTTTTCTGATTTTTCTTTTTTCTCGGCAACATCTTTGAATAGTTCATCAAATTTCGAAGATTTATAAGGTTGGTCAAACCAGTCCAAGGCCAAGCGGTAAATATTGGATTTTTGCATTCCTAAAGGATAGGAAGGATTGGTGCGGTCACTAGCAAAATAAATATATTTGCCATCTGCAGACCACACAGGATCCGATTCTGATACTCCAGTATTGGTGAGGTTAATGGTTTTATTTTTTTTCAAATGATGAATGAAAATATCAAGCTCAAAATTTCTCTTTGCGGAGAAGAGTACATATTCTCCATTAGGAGAGAAAGAAGGAGAGGAGTTTTGGAAAGCCCAAATCTCATCTTTTACAATGGTTTTGGATTGTAAACTTTTAAGATCTATTACCCTTACCTCATCTCTTCCGCTGAGATAAACGGCTTGGCTAAGATCTTTGTTGAAGCTAATATCTCTATTATTTCGTAAATCTTGGGTAAGTTGTTTTATTTTTCCACTACCATCAGCAGCAATGCTAAACCAGTTTTGGTATCCTTTATACGTTTGGCTGAAGAGTAGTGTACGGTTGTCTTTTAGCCACTTTACCTCCATTGCTCTTTCTTTTCCATCGCTAATTTGTTGCGGAAATTTCCCTTCTACATCCGAAACGAAGAGTACCCCTCGGCTGATGAAAGCTAGTTTTTTACCATCTGGTGAAACATCAAAATTGGTAATTCGGTTAGCTACCTCAAAGGATTGTTCTTTAGCGATTGTTTTGTTAGAATTTACGGTAATGGGCAGGAGAGACGATTTTCCTGAAGCTACATCATAAATATAGATTTGGTAATCTTTTTCAAAAATAACTTTGGATCCATTGGCAGCAACAAAAGGTTTTTTAATAGAAGTCTTAAACTGGGTAAGAGCTGTTTTCTTCCCTTGATCTATTTTGTACAGATTATATTCTCCATTATTTTCATCGGAAATAAAATAGATAATTCCATTTTTATCCACGGAAGGGTTGAAATCTTTTCCTAAATACTCGGTATATTGCTTAAAGCTATTGCTTTTTGGTTGATAGGCTAAAAGATTGGGGTTGTTCTCTCCTTTATATCTTTTTCGGTGAACTTGGTTGGCACTTTCTGTAGAATTCGTGAAAATATATTCCCCTGAAGGCGTTTCTGCCAAACCATTGGTAGTGTTGAAATAATTGCAGAATAAAGCCTGTGGGGTATTCCCTTTTAGAGATACTTTAAAGCTACCAAAGTTGTTATTTCTGTTAGAAGTAAAATAGATATGTTGACTATCCCAACTCCAGTTTTCTATTTCGTCTTTTGCGGTATTAAAGGTGAGTTGCCTTATTTCCCCTCCTTGGATAGGCATTACAAAAACATCGAAATTCCCATATTGGTTGGAGCTGAAAGCCAACCATTTCCCATCAGGGGAAACTCTAGGATTAATTTCCTCGCCTTCTAGTGCCGTAACTCTAAGAGCATTTCCTCCATTGCTATCCACTTGCCAAATATCTCCATCGTAGGAAAAATAAGCTGTTTTCCCATCTGGGCTGAGGGATGGCGTAGAGGCAAATATTGCTTTCTGCTGAGCGTTAATTTGCAAGCCTAGGAATACGGCAAATAAAGAGGTTGTTATTTTCTTCATGTATTTTTTTAATTTGAATGATTAAAATTCGAGGTTGATTGTATTTTGAATTTTATACTTATTAATTTCCTATAAACTTAGGAAATTTTTTAAGATTTCCTCACCTATATCTGCGGATTTTTCAGGATGAAATTGTGTTGCATAAAAATTATCTTTTTGCAAAGCTGCCGAAAAAGGTAAAATATATTGGGTTTCAGCAATATTGTATTCAGAGGGCTCACAATAAAAGTTATGCACATAATACACATCGGAAAAATCCTCAATATTTTTTAGCAGAATATTATTTCGGGTAATGGTAATGGTATTCCATCCCATATGCGGAACAATATCCGTAGGAGGAAAACGCTTTACACGAATTGGGAAAATCCCAAGACACTCGGTATTTCCTTCTTCAGAATATTGGCACATGAGTTGTTGACCGAGACAAATCCCAAGCGTTGGCTGTTGAAGTTTTTTGATAAGGGTATCCAGTCCTTTTTCTTTTAGATATTTCATAGCAGAGCTTGCTTCTCCCACTCCTGGGAAAATTACTTTTTCAGCATTTTTGATAAGCGCCTCGTCATCGGTAATAATCGCCTCATAGCCTAATCTTTGTACAGCATTAAAGACAGATTGAGTATTCCCAGCGTTATATTTTATTATCGCAACCATGGTTAATCTATTACAAAGTTCCTTTGGTAGAAGGTAAAATCATTTTATCGGAGTCTCTTTTTACCGCTGCTTTTATTGCTTTTGCTAAAGCTTTGAAGATGGCTTCTATCTTATGATGTTCATTAGTGCCTTCAGCTTTAATGTTGAGATTAGCTTTTGCTCCATCGCTAAAGGATTTAAAGAAATGATAAAACATTTCAGTAGGCATTTCTCCTATTTTCTCTCTTTTGAAGTCGGCATCCCAAACTAGCCAATTTCGTCCTCCAAAATCTATAGCAACCTGTGCTAAACAATCATCCATAGGAAGGGTAAAGCCGTATCTCTCAATACCAAGTTTGTTCCCGAGAGCTTTGGCAAATACTTCTCCAAGGGCAATAGCGGTATCTTCAATCGTGTGGTGTTCATCTACTTGTAGATCTCCATTTACTTGAATGTTAAGATCCATCTGCCCATGTCTGGCAATTTGGTCTAACATATGATCGAAAAATGCTAATCCTGTGGAAATATTAGATTTCCCTGTCCCGTCTAAATTCAAATCGATTTTTATTTGAGTTTCATGGGTATTTCTCTCTATGGAAGCTGAACGCGATTTTAGTTTTAGAAATTCATAAATATCTTTCCATGAAGTAGATTTTAGAGCAATACTTTCTTCAAGTTTTTCTCTATTTTGGATTTCGTTAGCACCCAAATTTTCATCATTAGCGATAAAAATACCTTTAGCACCTAAGTTTTGAGCTAGCTTTACATCAGTAATCCTGTCCCCAATTACAAAAGATTCAGCTAAATTTATCTCAGGATTTTCGATATATTCAGTTAACATCCCTGTATTTGGCTTTCGGGTAGGAGCATTATCTTTAGCAAAGGTTTTGTCGATGAATACCTTTTGGAATGTTACTTTTTCGCCTTCAAAAGCTTTAATGACAAAGTTTTGAACAGGCCAAAATTTTTCTTCAGGGTGTACTTCTGTACCTAAGCCATCTTGGTTGGTTACCATAACCAGTTCGTAATCTAGCTCACGAGCAATTTTGCCTAAATAGTAGAAAACTTCGGGATAAAAGTCTAGCTTGTCGAAAGAGTCTACTTGATAATCAAAAGGCTCTAATATCAGGGTTCCATCTCTATCGATAAAAAGTATTTTTCTCATTTTAATATTGTTTTAAAGCATTAATTAATAGGTTGTTTTCTTCTTCATTCCCAATGCTGATACGAATGCAATTTTGGACAACCGTGTTGCGGTTTCGGGTAATGATTTTTTGTTGAATAAGATATTCGTAAACAGCATTAGCATCCTCTACTTTCAATAAGATAAAGTTAGCATCTGATGGATAAATTTTCTCTACGAAGGGCAAAGAATTTAATTTTGAAATTAAACTTTCTCTTTCTTTTAAAATCAATTGAAGGTTAGTATTGAAGATTTCTTCTTGTTGAAGAACTTTTAATGCGGCTTCCTGATTGAGTTGGCTGATATTGTAAGGAGGTTTGGTTTTATTCATCAACGCAATAATTTCAGGAGAGGAATAAGCTATTCCCACACGAACGGCTGCTAAACCTCGGGCTTTACTGAAGGTTTGGCTGATGATAAGATTAGGATATTTTGTAAGCTGGGAAACGAAAGATTTTTCGGGACAAAAGTCGATATAAGCTTCATCTAGAAAGACAATGCCTTTGAAGTTTTCGAGAATATAATCGATATTTTCTAAGCAATTTCCTGTAGGATTATTAGGAGAGCAGATGAAGATAATTTTGAGATTTTCATCGGAAAGAATAGGCTTTAGTTGTTCTATATCGATTTGGAAATTGTCATCTAATTTCTGTTGAAGCAGTTGAACATTGTTGATGTTAGCAGAAACTTCATACATCCCATAAGTAGGGGAGAAGGTTAATACTTTATCTTGCCCAGGGGTGCAGAATATTCTGAAGGCGATATCAATTACCTCATCACTACCATTTCCCAGGAAGATTTGGGAACTAGGAATATTTTTTATCTTGCTAAGCTTGTTTTTAAGAAGAGTTTGGTAAGGATCGGGATAGCGATTGAGCGTACCAAAAGGGTTTTCATTAGCATCCAAAAATACCCCTTCGCTTCCTTTATATTCGTCTCTTGCAGAAGAATAGGCTTTCAGTTGTAATATATTAGGGCGTACAATATCGTTGAGGTTGAAGTTATTCATGGTAAAATTTAGGCTTTGATGTTTTGTAATCTAAGGGTAACGGCATTTTTATGAGCGAAGAGTTGTTCTGCTTCCGCCATTTTTTCGATGCTAGGGCCAATGTTTAGAATTCCTTCTTGGTTGAGCTTTTGAAAGGTTATTTTCTTGATAAAGCTATCTAATGAAACTCCGCTGTAAGCTTTTGCAAATCCATTGGTGGGTAAGGTATGGTTAGTTCCCGAGGCATAATCTCCCGCACTTTCACAAGAATATTTTCCCAAGAAAACAGATCCTGCATTATTGATGCTTTCGATATAGTCTTCGGCGGTATCCAATGATAAGATGAGGTGTTCAGGAGCATACATGTTGGAGAAAGCAATACATTCTTTTATGCTAGAAAAAACAACACCTCTACTTTCTAATAAAGCTTGTGCAGCGATAGATTTTCTTGGAAGCAAGGAGAGTTGCGCCTCTACTTCCAGAAGTGTTTTTTCCAAAACTTCTTGTTGATTGGTTAATAGAATTACTTGGGAATCTGCACCGTGCTCTGCTTGAGAAAGGAGATCTGCTGCAACAAAGGCAGGATTAGAGGTTTCATCGGCGATTACTAAAACTTCGCTGGGACCTGCCGGCATGTCGATTGCAATTCCGAAATTTTGAGCACATTGTTTTGCAGCAGTAACATACTGGTTTCCGGGGCCAAATATTTTATCTACTTTATCAATACTTTCTGTTCCAAAGCTGAGGGCGGCAATAGCTTGAATGCCTCCTACTTTATAAATGTTTTGAATTCCTATAAGTTGAGCAGTGTAAAGAATTGCAGGATTAATTTTCCCTTCTGAATCTGGAGGAGTGCAGAGGTTGATTTGTTGGCAACCTGCAATCTTCGCTGGAATACCAAGCATAAGCACGGTGGAAAATAAAGGCGCTGATCCCCCCGGTATGTAGATGCCAACTTTATCAATGGCTCTACTTTCTCTCCAGCAGAATACCCCTGCTGTGGTTTCTATCACCTGTTTTTCTTCTTTTTGAGAATTGTGAAACTTCTGAATATTCTCATATGCTTGTTGGATAGATTTTTTTAGTTCTTCTGGGACGTTAGCAATAGCTTCGGCAATTTCTGAATCACTTACTTTTAAATTATCTATTTTTACTTTATCAAATTGTTGAGTATATGCTTTTAAGGCTGAATCTCCTTTGTCTTGAACTTCAGAAAAAACATTTAAAACAATAGATTGTAAGTCTGCTGATTTTTTTAAAGGTCGTTGGCAAAGCTCATTCCATTGGGAAATGTTGGGTTGTAAATAAGTTTTCATGAATTTTGTTTGTAAGTTAGAGAATCATTTTTTCAATTTCTAGAACGAGAATACCTTCGGCACCTTTATTCTTTAGCTGTTCGATAATTTCCCAAAAGGTATCTTCTTTAATTACCGAGTGGATAGAAGACCAGCCTTCTTTGGCTAGGGGAAGTATGGTGGGAGATTTTATC encodes:
- the hisIE gene encoding bifunctional phosphoribosyl-AMP cyclohydrolase/phosphoribosyl-ATP diphosphatase HisIE produces the protein MQIDFNKNKDSLVPAIIQDALTEQVLMLGYMNEEALEKTQKEKRVCFFSRSKNRLWTKGETSGNFLEVKDIHVDCDQDTLLIKVNPLGPTCHTGNTSCFNTPSDKGFVYELQDIISQRIDQDVEGSYTNQLYKRGINKVAQKVGEEAVEVVIEAKDNNDELFLNEASDLLYHYLILLKAKGFTLQDVEATLKKRH
- the hisF gene encoding imidazole glycerol phosphate synthase subunit HisF, with amino-acid sequence MLKKRIIPCLDIKNGRTVKGINFEGLRDAGDPVELAKKYVEEGADELVFLDITATLEKRKTLAEMVEKIAAAINIPFTVGGGINSVEDASAVIQAGADKVSINSSAVKNPQLIAELAAQFGSQCVVVAVDTRDVNGVQKVFVSGGKIETDWKTLDWVKKVEELGAGEILLTSMDGDGTKAGFKIDITREVANLVNLPVIASGGAGNMEHFLEVFTQTKASGGLAASIFHFGEIPIPELKQYLKEQNIPVRCK
- the hisA gene encoding 1-(5-phosphoribosyl)-5-[(5-phosphoribosylamino)methylideneamino]imidazole-4-carboxamide isomerase; this translates as MRIIPAIDIIDGKCVRLSQGDYSTQKIYNENPLEVAKEFEDYGIEYLHLVDLDGAKSKQIVNYKVLEQIASKTHLKIDFGGGIKTSQDIRIAFESGANQITGGSIAVQNPTLFQEWISQYGSNKIILGADAKNRKIATHGWLETSELNVLDFIKEYQTKGIDYVICTDIAKDGMLQGTSNELYTEILSSAKVKLIASGGVSSLEDLIKVKELGCEGAILGKAIYEGKIKLKELRNIE
- a CDS encoding S41 family peptidase, encoding MKKITTSLFAVFLGLQINAQQKAIFASTPSLSPDGKTAYFSYDGDIWQVDSNGGNALRVTALEGEEINPRVSPDGKWLAFSSNQYGNFDVFVMPIQGGEIRQLTFNTAKDEIENWSWDSQHIYFTSNRNNNFGSFKVSLKGNTPQALFCNYFNTTNGLAETPSGEYIFTNSTESANQVHRKRYKGENNPNLLAYQPKSNSFKQYTEYLGKDFNPSVDKNGIIYFISDENNGEYNLYKIDQGKKTALTQFKTSIKKPFVAANGSKVIFEKDYQIYIYDVASGKSSLLPITVNSNKTIAKEQSFEVANRITNFDVSPDGKKLAFISRGVLFVSDVEGKFPQQISDGKERAMEVKWLKDNRTLLFSQTYKGYQNWFSIAADGSGKIKQLTQDLRNNRDISFNKDLSQAVYLSGRDEVRVIDLKSLQSKTIVKDEIWAFQNSSPSFSPNGEYVLFSAKRNFELDIFIHHLKKNKTINLTNTGVSESDPVWSADGKYIYFASDRTNPSYPLGMQKSNIYRLALDWFDQPYKSSKFDELFKDVAEKKEKSENKEEKKATKKKKQEEEKKEVEALAKEEPSLAVNPEGILDRIELVTDRFGYQSSPMVFEDAKKEVLFFNSNQDNGKYQLYRKVTQDFEKDKQEKIFDSGASIILKNNKNLFALIDRSIYKMGISSGKPEKIDINYSFSKNLSEEFNQMYDEAWAGVEENFYDENFHGVDWKAKKEDYAQYLPYVNSRNDLRILLNDLLGELNSSHIGFSSFGSEESKKLNYFTNETGIIFQKDHAYTVDSVVRKSPAFLKGVDIQPGDVLISVNGVKVEEGKNREAYFTTPKKLEELALEFNRKGKKITTKVHPISNTELKSLLYDDWIYHNKQRVNQLSNNKIAYSYMKNMSTAELDQFLLDMVEQENKKEGVILDLRFNTGGNVHDKVLNFLAQRPYLQWKYREGKLTVQPNFAPSGKPIVLLINEYSLSDAEMTAAGFKALKLGKIIGQETYRWIIFTSAKSLVDGSSYRLPSWGTYTLDGKNLEKTGVAPDIYIKNSFMDRLQDKDPQLERAVQEILKDIK
- the hisH gene encoding imidazole glycerol phosphate synthase subunit HisH is translated as MVAIIKYNAGNTQSVFNAVQRLGYEAIITDDEALIKNAEKVIFPGVGEASSAMKYLKEKGLDTLIKKLQQPTLGICLGQQLMCQYSEEGNTECLGIFPIRVKRFPPTDIVPHMGWNTITITRNNILLKNIEDFSDVYYVHNFYCEPSEYNIAETQYILPFSAALQKDNFYATQFHPEKSADIGEEILKNFLSL
- the hisB gene encoding bifunctional histidinol-phosphatase/imidazoleglycerol-phosphate dehydratase HisB, which gives rise to MRKILFIDRDGTLILEPFDYQVDSFDKLDFYPEVFYYLGKIARELDYELVMVTNQDGLGTEVHPEEKFWPVQNFVIKAFEGEKVTFQKVFIDKTFAKDNAPTRKPNTGMLTEYIENPEINLAESFVIGDRITDVKLAQNLGAKGIFIANDENLGANEIQNREKLEESIALKSTSWKDIYEFLKLKSRSASIERNTHETQIKIDLNLDGTGKSNISTGLAFFDHMLDQIARHGQMDLNIQVNGDLQVDEHHTIEDTAIALGEVFAKALGNKLGIERYGFTLPMDDCLAQVAIDFGGRNWLVWDADFKREKIGEMPTEMFYHFFKSFSDGAKANLNIKAEGTNEHHKIEAIFKALAKAIKAAVKRDSDKMILPSTKGTL
- the hisC gene encoding histidinol-phosphate transaminase, with protein sequence MNNFNLNDIVRPNILQLKAYSSARDEYKGSEGVFLDANENPFGTLNRYPDPYQTLLKNKLSKIKNIPSSQIFLGNGSDEVIDIAFRIFCTPGQDKVLTFSPTYGMYEVSANINNVQLLQQKLDDNFQIDIEQLKPILSDENLKIIFICSPNNPTGNCLENIDYILENFKGIVFLDEAYIDFCPEKSFVSQLTKYPNLIISQTFSKARGLAAVRVGIAYSSPEIIALMNKTKPPYNISQLNQEAALKVLQQEEIFNTNLQLILKERESLISKLNSLPFVEKIYPSDANFILLKVEDANAVYEYLIQQKIITRNRNTVVQNCIRISIGNEEENNLLINALKQY
- the hisD gene encoding histidinol dehydrogenase, producing the protein MKTYLQPNISQWNELCQRPLKKSADLQSIVLNVFSEVQDKGDSALKAYTQQFDKVKIDNLKVSDSEIAEAIANVPEELKKSIQQAYENIQKFHNSQKEEKQVIETTAGVFCWRESRAIDKVGIYIPGGSAPLFSTVLMLGIPAKIAGCQQINLCTPPDSEGKINPAILYTAQLIGIQNIYKVGGIQAIAALSFGTESIDKVDKIFGPGNQYVTAAKQCAQNFGIAIDMPAGPSEVLVIADETSNPAFVAADLLSQAEHGADSQVILLTNQQEVLEKTLLEVEAQLSLLPRKSIAAQALLESRGVVFSSIKECIAFSNMYAPEHLILSLDTAEDYIESINNAGSVFLGKYSCESAGDYASGTNHTLPTNGFAKAYSGVSLDSFIKKITFQKLNQEGILNIGPSIEKMAEAEQLFAHKNAVTLRLQNIKA